From the Nymphalis io chromosome 1, ilAglIoxx1.1, whole genome shotgun sequence genome, one window contains:
- the LOC126771588 gene encoding F-box/WD repeat-containing protein 9-like, which yields MCDVLQSVKEQLVDIENECISPCIKPNDVYNAAEPSLQNMPLEIILKICSYLDANFIKNNLSKVCQRFNDILDDISLWKYRVSCKVRGCFPPLSNLDSWKEIDVDWTDMCIEMEAERNKWCNVDKTTKHLVIKDVHYASVDAVILVNKGQTCISGGRDRCLALWNVLDIQIDDNIDTVLTDLKPTKIRHDAHAGWVWDLATVDVDSANTVYSASWDNTVKAWDINCGFECIETFNCSMSALAVVAYGNNVMAGLYSKKILTFDIRCGPNPTNVYKPHRGPILSLTTHKNQIASVSEDKTLAIFDIVAGKILKTDIKMPSEKAYPVSLSWNTYALYIGDSKGCLHLFDPINHNYVRRHELWQEASITEPSNRIAGCHQGEGTLIACSDRGEIKFLYNSSPPTEYKSMQTSTVDVTQLQYLNGILAVGTCDSALEFWIPNEKFNHNNL from the exons ATGTGTGATGTATTACAATCTGTAAAAGAACAATTAGTTGATATTGAAAATGAATGTATCTCTCCATGTATAAAGCCTAATGATGTGTATAATGCAGCTGAGCCTTCTTTACAAAATATGCCATTGGag attatattaaaaatatgctcATATTTAGatgcaaattttataaaaaataatttgagcaAAGTATGTCAGAGATTTAATGACATTTTAGATGATATAAGCCTTTGGAAGTATAGAGTTAGTTGTAAAGTAAGGGGATGTTTTCCTCCTTTATCCAATTTGGACAGTTGGAAAGAGATTGATGTGGACTGGACTGATATGTGTATTGAAATGGAAGCTGAGAGAAATAAATGGTGCAATGTggataaaacaacaaaacactTAGTCATAAAAGATGTTCATTATGCATCGGTTGATGCAGTTATTTTGGTTAAT AAAGGTCAAACATGCATTTCTGGTGGCAGAGACAGATGTTTAGCTCTTTGGAATGTATTAGATATACAAATAGATGATAATATTGATACTGTGTTAACGGATCTCAAGCCTACAAAAATTAGACATGATGCTCATGCTGGTTGGGTCTGGGACTTAGCTACAGTGGATGTAGATTCGGCAAATACAGTGTATTCTGCCTCCTGGGACAACACTGTCAAAGCATGGGACATTAATTGTGGATTTGAGTGTATAGAAACATTCAA CTGTAGTATGTCTGCCCTTGCCGTGGTTGCATATGGAAACAATGTGATGGCTggtttatattctaaaaaaatattgacatttgATATTCGTTGTGGTCCCAATCCTACAAATGTATACAAGCCACATCGTGGTCCAATTTTGTCGTTAACAACTCATAAGAATCAAATTGCATCTGTAAGTGAGGACAAAACATTAGCAATATTTGACATCGTAGCTGGGAAAATACtgaaaactgatataaaaatgCCATCGGAAAAAGCATACCCAGTGAGCTTGAGTTGGAATACATATGCATTGTATATCGGCGATTCGAAAGGATGTCTTCACCTCTTTGATCCTATTAACCATAACTATGTTAGAAGACATGAGCTGTGGCAAGAAGCCTCTATAACCGAACCTTCAAATAGAATAGCTGGTTGCCACCAGGGTGAAGGTACTTTAATTGCATGTTCAGACAGAggtgaaattaaatttttatacaattcaagTCCACCAACGGAGTATAAAAGTATGCAAACTAGCACCGTGGATGTTACACAG ttgCAGTATCTAAATGGAATTTTAGCTGTTGGAACATGCGATTCGGCTCTTGAGTTTTGGATTcctaatgaaaaatttaatcacaataacttataa
- the LOC126769861 gene encoding DNA ligase 4-like isoform X2, translating into MDNEKPGVSRVNTEEMDVEKDLTNKFLSGEMSFAEYSSEWCDGEDEEDSEELKRNDEDVAQSVQLIEKSNFRRRRRTRLYPALMGLMGEANLRFARGDIEMAERMCHEIIKQLPTAAEPYQTLAQIYENDIEKSLQFSLLGAHLSNSDAEHWWRLAGLCKQINDVKQEMICYSQAVKSEPHNLETHMKRLEYLTKLEENKYPVNTLNITRVKCYHKIVVSLPPSEGEIIMKYAKMAATMYHNTSETEKAVEVMAAAYKKCPSLFTLEDINMLLELFILQKQYQSCIDIFVSNIGVEIEAEIQTVKNSNNEIEEHTNYINCVIPDNMAVDLKSKLLVCFIHLGAFTLVQNLLNDFLSSDVEKAGDLYMDIEEAFSSVGHYEMAIKLLEPLVTNTNFDLGAVWLKYAECLQKLGREDDAIQAYYKVLKHVPQHPDACRKLFTILKMRGDIGEALKILQQDYKYVVSASLLYEQCQILKNQNNLLKYLEEATFFPILRLLLPQCERDRNPYNLKEKKLGNLLVKVLSLNPKSLDAQKIINFSSVHTSTQESDFASVAYFVLKNRFVQMSSILTIADINEMLDNIAKADVENKGIILDEVFSYAIRKLTAQEFKWFLRIILKNLKLEMSENRILGTFHPHATELYQSCSSLYEVCENLKDSDINSGTESSDEAVVKLFFAVKPMLSERLDVTNIHQLPMNVTYHIEDKFDGERFQMHMENDIFEYFSRNGYKYAKKYGRTYESGSLTPDLKDCFSKDAHSFIIDGEMMGWHKMDQCFGCKALSYDIKTITENSSYRPCYCVFDIIYYNGKSLIGAPEKGGLPLKERLKILDTLFTDVPGVIQHSKRAIVKDSTDVLNALNAAIDNQDEGIVVKDVNSYYKSNKRNEGWYKIKPEYTDDTMVDLDLVVIGADEAENKRQGRAKSFHVACIDVKPGGAARWVCVGRVAGGLARADRERVCAALQTRWRAARTAPPPRCLHFNRETPDFWVLPEHSVVFQVRATELIRSSCFGASYTLRFPRVMRVRTDKPVSDVMTLQEFDRLVSTRSPVIKLSRKRVNETQLNQMQPVTLRKRVANLPQVSERFRTKTTGDVQVISKALLDRKLCVISDEEDCKKAELVRVIESHGGKHVENPGPDTWCCVVGRMTPLAKKRIEIQVLDIVTSSWLRSLPASETLCSLSPLNMLSMKRDTRRQLSLDYDSFGDSFKDEIDEIVLKKCLQNMDQSIYPTLKEKLKLDEQLFGDNNPFSFLRSCTLHIIGNPLHGLLAKMYGAAVSNDYTSLTHFVIPRDTSSENIQNFKNDIKNVKIVCNDWLETCFQHKRLINDLDFIM; encoded by the exons ATGGATAATGAAAAACCAGGTGTATCTCGTGTAAATACTGAAGAAATGGATGTGGAAAAAGActtgacaaataaatttttaagtgGTGAAATGTCATTCGCGGAATACTCAAGTGAATGGTGCGATGGGGAGGACGAAGAAGATTCTGAAGAGCTTAAAAGAAATGATGAAGATGTGGCGCAATCCGttcaattaatagaaaaaagtaACTTTAGAAGACGAAGGCGTACACGCCTGTATCCAGCTTTAATGGGTTTGATGGGTGAAGCAAATTTAAGGTTTGCGCGGGGAGATATTGAAATGGCAGAACGTATGTGccatgaaattataaaacaattaccaACAGCTGCAGAACCATACCAAACATTGGCACAGATATATGAAAATGATATAGAAAAGTCATTACAGTTTTCATTATTAGGTGCTCATTTAAGTAATTCAGATGCAGAACATTGGTGGAGACTTGCTGGATTATGTAAACAGATAAATGATGTAAAACAAGAAATGATTTGTTACTCTCAAGCGGTGAAATCTGAACCACATAATTTAGAGACACATATGAAGAGGCTTGAATATTTGACAAAattagaagaaaataaatatcctgttaatactttaaatattacacGAGTTAAATGTTATCACAAAATAGTTGTAtccttaccaccaagtgaaggtgaaataataatgaaatatgccAAAATGGCTGCTACAATGTATCATAATACATCAGAGACTGAAAAAGCAGTTGAAGTTATGGCTGCGGCTTATAAAAAATGTCCATCACTATTTACTTTAGaagatataaatatgttactggaattatttatcttacaaaAGCAGTACCAATCATGTATAGacatttttgtttcaaatatagGTGTTGAAATTGAAGCAGAGATACAAAcagttaaaaatagtaataatgaaATAGAAGAACACACTAACTACATAAATTGTGTTATACCTGACAATATGGCTGtagatttaaaaagtaaattgttaGTTTGCTTCATTCACTTGGGTGCTTTCACTCTAGTACAAAATTTACTGAATGATTTCTTGAGCAGCGATGTTGAAAAGGCTGGAGACCTTTATATGGATATAGAAGAAGCATTTTCATCAGTGGGTCATTATGAGATGGCTATAAAGTTATTAGAGCCTCTAgtaacaaatacaaattttgaTTTAGGAGCTGTTTGGCTTAAATATGCAGAGTGCTTACAAAAACTTGGTAGAGAGGACGATGCTATACAGGCATACTATAAAGTATTGAAACATGTGCCACAACATCCAGATGCATGTAGAAAATTATtcactattttaaaaatgagaGGAGATATTGGAGAagcattaaaaattttacaacaaGATTATAAGTATGTTGTCAGTGCAAGTTTATTATATGAACAATGtcagatattaaaaaatcaaaataatttattaaagtatctAGAA gAAGCTACGTTCTTTCCGATTCTGAGGCTTTTGCTTCCACAATGTGAACGAGACAGAAATCCATAtaatttaaaggaaaaaaaactgGGAAATCTACTTGTAAAAGTATTGTCACTTAATCCAAAATCGTTGGACGctcagaaaataattaattttagctCGGTGCATACTTCTACCCAAGAGAGCGATTTTGCAAGTGTagcatattttgttttgaaaaatagATTTGTTCAAATGTCATCAATTTTAACAATAGCCGATATTAACGAAATGCTCGATAATATTGCAAAGGCTGATGTCGAAAATAAAGGAA TAATATTAGATGAAGTATTTAGTTATGCGATAAGAAAGTTAACAGCTCAAGAATTTAAATGGTTTTTGAGAATTATACTGAAGAATTTGAAACTGGAAATGAGCGAGAATCGAATACTTGGAACGTTTCACCCACACGCAACAGAACTTTACCAAAGTTGTAGCAGTCTGTATGAG GTGTGTGAAAACCTAAAGGACAGTGATATCAATTCTGGAACCGAGAGTTCTGATGAAGCGGTTGTGAAATTATTCTTCGCCGTGAAGCCAATGCTATCTGAACGACTCGACGTAACCAATATCCATCAGCTACCTATGAATGTAACATATCATATAGAAGATAAATTTGACGGCGAGAGGTTTCAG atGCATATGgaaaatgatatatttgaatatttttcgaGAAACGGATACAAGTATGCGAAAAAATACGGTAGAACTTATGAGTCTGGCTCATTGACACCAGATTTAAAGGATTGCTTTTCGAAGGATGCTCATAGCTTTATCATTGACGGTGAAATGATGGGTTGGCACAAAATGGATCAGTGTTTTGGTTGCAAAG cattGTCATATGACATTAAAACGATTACTGAAAATTCATCGTATCGCCCTTGTTACTGCGTGTTTGACATTATATACTACAACGGAAAATCGCTTATTGGCGCCCCAGAAAAAGGCGGTTTGCCATTGAAAGAGAGGCTCAAGATTTTAGACACGTTATTCACCGATGTACCGGGCGTTATACAACATAGCAAACGAGCTATTGTCAAagatag TACAGACGTCTTGAACGCTTTGAACGCGGCTATCGACAATCAGGACGAAGGCATTGTTGTGAAAGATGTGAACTCATATTACAAGTCGAACAAACGAAATGAGGGCTGGTACAAAATTAAACCGGAG TACACCGATGACACTATGGTGGACTTAGACTTGGTGGTAATTGGCGCAGACGAAGCTGAAAATAAACGACAAGGTCGCGCTAAAAGTTTTCACGTTGCGTGTATTGACGTTAAACCTG GCGGCGCGGCGCGCTGGGTGTGCGTGGGGCGCGTGGCGGGCGGGCTGGCGCGCGCCGACCGCGAGCGCGTGTGCGCGGCGCTGCAGACGCGCTGGCGCGCCGCGCgcaccgcgccgccgccgcgctgccTCCACTTCAACAGAGAGACGCCGGACTTCTGGGTACTGCCAGAGCATTCCGTCGTCTTTCAG GTGCGAGCCACGGAGCTGATCCGCAGCTCGTGTTTCGGCGCGTCCTACACGCTGCGGTTCCCGCGCGTCATGCGCGTTCGCACAGACAAGCCGGTCAGCGACGTTATGACGCTGCAAGAGTTCGATCGGCTGGTATCC ACGAGGAGCCCGGTGATTAAACTGAGCAGAAAACGCGTTAACGAGACGCAGCTGAACCAAATGCAACCGGTGACGCTCCGCAAGCGGGTGGCGAATTTGCCACAGGTGTCTGAAAGGTTCCGTACGAAAACGACAGGCGATGTGCAAGTTATATCTAAGGCACTACTGGATAGAAAGCTCTGCGTCATTTCCGATGAAGAGGATTGCAAGAAAGCGGAATTAGTACGAGTTATTGAGTCACATGGTGGAAAACATGTCGAAAATCCAG GTCCAGACACGTGGTGTTGCGTAGTTGGAAGAATGACACCGTTGGCGAAGAAACGAATAGAAATTCAGGTACTAGATATTGTAACTTCTTCTTGGCTCCGTTCGCTTCCTGCATCAGAAACACTATGCTCTTTATCTCCTTTAAACATGCTATCTATGAAGAGAGACACCAGGCGGCAGTTGAGCTTAGATTATGATTCATTTGGAGATAGTTTTAAAGACGAGATAGATGAAATTGTTTTGAAGAAATGTTTGCAAAACATg GACCAATCAATATATCCAACATTAAAAGAGAAATTGAAACTGGATGAGCAGTTATTTGGTGATAATAATCCGTTCTCTTTCCTTAGAAGTTGCACTTTACACATTATAGGGAACCCCTTACATGGGCTATTAGCGAAAATGTATGGAGCTGCTGTCAGCAATGATTATACTTCTTTAACACACTTTGTCATACCACGTGATACGTCGTCagaaaacatacaaaatttcaagaatGACATAAAAAACGTCAAAATTGTGTGCAACGATTGGTTAGAAACATGCTTCCAACATAAAAGACTTATTAATGACTtggattttataatgtaa
- the LOC126769861 gene encoding DNA ligase 4-like isoform X1 encodes MSTNVHRVVPANLISFGELCAVLEQLHKKKRHRPEQNKILANFFNNVRLKISNSKDEKEATFFPILRLLLPQCERDRNPYNLKEKKLGNLLVKVLSLNPKSLDAQKIINFSSVHTSTQESDFASVAYFVLKNRFVQMSSILTIADINEMLDNIAKADVENKGIILDEVFSYAIRKLTAQEFKWFLRIILKNLKLEMSENRILGTFHPHATELYQSCSSLYEVCENLKDSDINSGTESSDEAVVKLFFAVKPMLSERLDVTNIHQLPMNVTYHIEDKFDGERFQMHMENDIFEYFSRNGYKYAKKYGRTYESGSLTPDLKDCFSKDAHSFIIDGEMMGWHKMDQCFGCKALSYDIKTITENSSYRPCYCVFDIIYYNGKSLIGAPEKGGLPLKERLKILDTLFTDVPGVIQHSKRAIVKDSTDVLNALNAAIDNQDEGIVVKDVNSYYKSNKRNEGWYKIKPEYTDDTMVDLDLVVIGADEAENKRQGRAKSFHVACIDVKPGGAARWVCVGRVAGGLARADRERVCAALQTRWRAARTAPPPRCLHFNRETPDFWVLPEHSVVFQVRATELIRSSCFGASYTLRFPRVMRVRTDKPVSDVMTLQEFDRLVSTRSPVIKLSRKRVNETQLNQMQPVTLRKRVANLPQVSERFRTKTTGDVQVISKALLDRKLCVISDEEDCKKAELVRVIESHGGKHVENPGPDTWCCVVGRMTPLAKKRIEIQVLDIVTSSWLRSLPASETLCSLSPLNMLSMKRDTRRQLSLDYDSFGDSFKDEIDEIVLKKCLQNMDQSIYPTLKEKLKLDEQLFGDNNPFSFLRSCTLHIIGNPLHGLLAKMYGAAVSNDYTSLTHFVIPRDTSSENIQNFKNDIKNVKIVCNDWLETCFQHKRLINDLDFIM; translated from the exons ATGAGTACAAATGTCCACCGAGTGGTACCAGCAAATCTGATATCATTTGGAGAATTGTGTGCTGTACTCGAACAATTGCATAAGAAAAAGAGACATAGGccagaacaaaacaaaatattagccaatttttttaataatgtcagACTCAAAATCAGTAATAGTAAAGATGAAAAG gAAGCTACGTTCTTTCCGATTCTGAGGCTTTTGCTTCCACAATGTGAACGAGACAGAAATCCATAtaatttaaaggaaaaaaaactgGGAAATCTACTTGTAAAAGTATTGTCACTTAATCCAAAATCGTTGGACGctcagaaaataattaattttagctCGGTGCATACTTCTACCCAAGAGAGCGATTTTGCAAGTGTagcatattttgttttgaaaaatagATTTGTTCAAATGTCATCAATTTTAACAATAGCCGATATTAACGAAATGCTCGATAATATTGCAAAGGCTGATGTCGAAAATAAAGGAA TAATATTAGATGAAGTATTTAGTTATGCGATAAGAAAGTTAACAGCTCAAGAATTTAAATGGTTTTTGAGAATTATACTGAAGAATTTGAAACTGGAAATGAGCGAGAATCGAATACTTGGAACGTTTCACCCACACGCAACAGAACTTTACCAAAGTTGTAGCAGTCTGTATGAG GTGTGTGAAAACCTAAAGGACAGTGATATCAATTCTGGAACCGAGAGTTCTGATGAAGCGGTTGTGAAATTATTCTTCGCCGTGAAGCCAATGCTATCTGAACGACTCGACGTAACCAATATCCATCAGCTACCTATGAATGTAACATATCATATAGAAGATAAATTTGACGGCGAGAGGTTTCAG atGCATATGgaaaatgatatatttgaatatttttcgaGAAACGGATACAAGTATGCGAAAAAATACGGTAGAACTTATGAGTCTGGCTCATTGACACCAGATTTAAAGGATTGCTTTTCGAAGGATGCTCATAGCTTTATCATTGACGGTGAAATGATGGGTTGGCACAAAATGGATCAGTGTTTTGGTTGCAAAG cattGTCATATGACATTAAAACGATTACTGAAAATTCATCGTATCGCCCTTGTTACTGCGTGTTTGACATTATATACTACAACGGAAAATCGCTTATTGGCGCCCCAGAAAAAGGCGGTTTGCCATTGAAAGAGAGGCTCAAGATTTTAGACACGTTATTCACCGATGTACCGGGCGTTATACAACATAGCAAACGAGCTATTGTCAAagatag TACAGACGTCTTGAACGCTTTGAACGCGGCTATCGACAATCAGGACGAAGGCATTGTTGTGAAAGATGTGAACTCATATTACAAGTCGAACAAACGAAATGAGGGCTGGTACAAAATTAAACCGGAG TACACCGATGACACTATGGTGGACTTAGACTTGGTGGTAATTGGCGCAGACGAAGCTGAAAATAAACGACAAGGTCGCGCTAAAAGTTTTCACGTTGCGTGTATTGACGTTAAACCTG GCGGCGCGGCGCGCTGGGTGTGCGTGGGGCGCGTGGCGGGCGGGCTGGCGCGCGCCGACCGCGAGCGCGTGTGCGCGGCGCTGCAGACGCGCTGGCGCGCCGCGCgcaccgcgccgccgccgcgctgccTCCACTTCAACAGAGAGACGCCGGACTTCTGGGTACTGCCAGAGCATTCCGTCGTCTTTCAG GTGCGAGCCACGGAGCTGATCCGCAGCTCGTGTTTCGGCGCGTCCTACACGCTGCGGTTCCCGCGCGTCATGCGCGTTCGCACAGACAAGCCGGTCAGCGACGTTATGACGCTGCAAGAGTTCGATCGGCTGGTATCC ACGAGGAGCCCGGTGATTAAACTGAGCAGAAAACGCGTTAACGAGACGCAGCTGAACCAAATGCAACCGGTGACGCTCCGCAAGCGGGTGGCGAATTTGCCACAGGTGTCTGAAAGGTTCCGTACGAAAACGACAGGCGATGTGCAAGTTATATCTAAGGCACTACTGGATAGAAAGCTCTGCGTCATTTCCGATGAAGAGGATTGCAAGAAAGCGGAATTAGTACGAGTTATTGAGTCACATGGTGGAAAACATGTCGAAAATCCAG GTCCAGACACGTGGTGTTGCGTAGTTGGAAGAATGACACCGTTGGCGAAGAAACGAATAGAAATTCAGGTACTAGATATTGTAACTTCTTCTTGGCTCCGTTCGCTTCCTGCATCAGAAACACTATGCTCTTTATCTCCTTTAAACATGCTATCTATGAAGAGAGACACCAGGCGGCAGTTGAGCTTAGATTATGATTCATTTGGAGATAGTTTTAAAGACGAGATAGATGAAATTGTTTTGAAGAAATGTTTGCAAAACATg GACCAATCAATATATCCAACATTAAAAGAGAAATTGAAACTGGATGAGCAGTTATTTGGTGATAATAATCCGTTCTCTTTCCTTAGAAGTTGCACTTTACACATTATAGGGAACCCCTTACATGGGCTATTAGCGAAAATGTATGGAGCTGCTGTCAGCAATGATTATACTTCTTTAACACACTTTGTCATACCACGTGATACGTCGTCagaaaacatacaaaatttcaagaatGACATAAAAAACGTCAAAATTGTGTGCAACGATTGGTTAGAAACATGCTTCCAACATAAAAGACTTATTAATGACTtggattttataatgtaa